The DNA segment ACCCTCGTACTGGCTCGCCGGAAGAATCTGGGCGTTCGGGAAGTAGTGCTTGGCCAAGTCCTCGTACCCCTTACTGACGTAGACCTTCGACGTGTCCCCGATTTTGTACCAGTTAGAAAGAACCTGGCCTTTCCCATAAGCGGCAAAGTCAATGCCACCTGATTCGGTGGGGGACGCTGTTGGGGAGGTAGCCGAGGTGGTTCCCGTGCCGGTGGGAGATGTTGAGGCTGTCCCTCCATTTGACCCTATGCATCCCGCTGCCAGGACGATCAGAACCAGCAGGACTGCAGAAGCAACTTTCTTCATCATGTCCTTCACCACAGGAGGTTAAAAGTCAGAGCTTAAAGTCCTTTTGGACTTTTCCCCATATTTTCCGGCCCCCAAAGCTCGGCAGGTTTAAATAATCGTGTCTAAAATTTATCTGGGTGATACCATGTTCGTCGGGCACTACAAAGACGTCCCCGAGAAGGACACCGGTTTTGATGGGGTGACCATAAGGTGGCTCGTTTCTCCAAAGCTCGGAGCGGAGAACTACGCGATGCGCTACTTCGTCCTCAGGAAGGGCGCTGAAATACCGCTCCACCACCACGACTGGGAGCACGAGATATTCATTGTGAAGGGCGAGGGGATAATAACCGGCGGCGGCAAGGAGGCCCACGTCAAGGCCGGCGACTTCCTCTACGTCCCGCCCAACGAGCCCCACGGCTACAGGGCTTTAAGCGAGACCTTCGAGTTCCTCTGCATAATCCCCGCCAAAAAAGAGGCAATACCCGACGATGAGTGGGCCTAACGGCGCCTGTAATGGTAAACCTTTATTTTCTTTCTCCTGAGGACGACCAGGTCTGCCTTTCTGGACTTAGGACGTAGGGGTTCTTCTTCCAGAAGCGACCAAGCTATATCATACGCGAGAGAAGCCACCACTATAAGCAACAGACCGAATATTATGAGGGGCGTATAGTACCAGAGGATCCCCGCCCTGGGAATAACGAGCACGACCTTTCCCACAATCTGACTGGGATAGACCCTCCACGGATCCGCATACTCCCTGTTATCCCCTTTGGTTACATAGTAAATATTGCCCGCCGGGTCTGTTTTTATATCTACCACCCGATGGGTTATCCGGTACGTTGCATTTCCAATCTCAATACGATAGAGAATCACGTCACCGATATGCACATCGCCCGGGGAGACTGGTCTTGTAATCACCATATCGTTCGGGTTTATATGGGGTTTCATAGAGTCTGTGAGGATGACGACGTACTGAAAGCCGAAGACAAAGTGCAGAGCAACGATTCCCAGCACAAAGACAAGAATAGAATACGTCAAAATGGAGAGGAAGTCAAAGCGCTTGGCATTCATTCAGGGCCTCCTATTCCTTCAGCCACCCTGGTAAACCACATAGACAGTGTCGAAACTGCTCAAAGCCACTGGCGAGGCAAAGGTCAGGGTGTACGTACCGGAACCGTTCAGAGTGGCCTGAGCAACGGCCACCAAAGTCGTCCCGCTGTACAGTTTGAGGTATATGGTACCCGCACCTGGATCGGTGGTTATAGTAACAGTGGCGCTGGTAACGTAGTCCGGGTTGGTCGAATCAAGAGTCCAAGTGACATCAGCGTTTGTAACGGTGCTGGTAATGACCTTACTGCCCTGACCAAGTTCCTGGACGTTAACTGTAATAGCAGGAACAGCAAGCGCGGCGCTGATGAGGGAAAGCGCAAGGGCCAGAGCAAGCGGAATTAACCTCTTCTTATTATTCCTCCTCATTTTGACCCACCCCTAAATAGAGCCTTATAACTTCTGCCCCTCTGGGGGTATAAATAGTTTTCTAAAGCAAACCATACCGGTTCACCTTTTGAAATTGTAGGTTTTACAAAAGAACCAGAAGATCGTTAAGAATCCCTCAATCGGCCTTGGATACTCCACAAAAGAGTGCCTCAGTGAAGGGGAGTGCCCCTAAGGTACGTCGAACCGGCCCATTCGACCCGAACCCGGAGGAATTCACCGGGCTCTCCGGAATCCAGTATTATATCCTTGTAGTTGAAAGTCCGGGCCTCAACGCCCCCCTTCTCACCGGCACCGTGGACGAGAACCTCGACTGTCCTGCCGACGTAGGAGCGGTTTATCTCGTGGGCTATCTGGAGCCTGAGCCTGTGTAAACGCCTGGAGCGTTCCTTGACCCTCCAGCCTGGGAGCTGCTTCCACTTAGCCGCTACCGTTCCCGGTCTCGGAGAGTAGCGGGAGACGTTTATCTTGTCTGGTTTAACCCTCTTAATCAGCTCAACGGTGTTCTCGAAGGCCTCATCGCTCTCCCCAGGAAAGCCCACTATGATGTCCGTGTTGAGGTTTAAATCACGAACTTTCTTACGAAACGTTCGAACTATCTCCTCGAACTCTTCCACAGTGTACGTCCTCCCCATCCTCCTCAGAACCTCATCGTCCCCGCTCTGAACCGGCAGGTGGAGGAATCTGTAGACCTTCCCGTCCTGATAGGCATCAACCAGCTCGTCGAGTATCTTTATCGCATGGTTCGGGTTCATCATGCCGACCCTTATCCTGAAGTCGCCCTCTATCGCAGTTATCTCGTCGAGTAGCTGGGCTAAATTAGTCCCGATGTCGAAGCCGTAGCAGCCTGTATCTTCGCTCGACAGCTGGATCTCCCTGTAACCCCTTGCCAGAGCTTCCTTCACCCATTTGACTACGAGTTCAGGCTTGTAGCTCTTAAGCACCCCCCTCGCAAAGCGGGTCGCACAGTAAGTGCACCCGTTCAAGCAGCCCTCGCTTATGGGCACGACGAAGGCAACGCCGTTTTTCCAGAGGCGAGGGAGTTCGAGCTTGTCGAGATTTCT comes from the Thermococcus thioreducens genome and includes:
- a CDS encoding cupin domain-containing protein, which gives rise to MFVGHYKDVPEKDTGFDGVTIRWLVSPKLGAENYAMRYFVLRKGAEIPLHHHDWEHEIFIVKGEGIITGGGKEAHVKAGDFLYVPPNEPHGYRALSETFEFLCIIPAKKEAIPDDEWA
- a CDS encoding signal peptidase I, with translation MNAKRFDFLSILTYSILVFVLGIVALHFVFGFQYVVILTDSMKPHINPNDMVITRPVSPGDVHIGDVILYRIEIGNATYRITHRVVDIKTDPAGNIYYVTKGDNREYADPWRVYPSQIVGKVVLVIPRAGILWYYTPLIIFGLLLIVVASLAYDIAWSLLEEEPLRPKSRKADLVVLRRKKIKVYHYRRR
- a CDS encoding tRNA (N(6)-L-threonylcarbamoyladenosine(37)-C(2))-methylthiotransferase, whose translation is MVRVHVETYGCTRNRADAEIMEALLVRAGYSLAETPESADYVVVNTCAVKDPTEKHMRERIAELIGSGKRVIVTGCLPHVSPEAIDPRVSGILGVKSIDRIAEAISVAERGGKLMSVEGWRERNLDKLELPRLWKNGVAFVVPISEGCLNGCTYCATRFARGVLKSYKPELVVKWVKEALARGYREIQLSSEDTGCYGFDIGTNLAQLLDEITAIEGDFRIRVGMMNPNHAIKILDELVDAYQDGKVYRFLHLPVQSGDDEVLRRMGRTYTVEEFEEIVRTFRKKVRDLNLNTDIIVGFPGESDEAFENTVELIKRVKPDKINVSRYSPRPGTVAAKWKQLPGWRVKERSRRLHRLRLQIAHEINRSYVGRTVEVLVHGAGEKGGVEARTFNYKDIILDSGEPGEFLRVRVEWAGSTYLRGTPLH